In the genome of Candidatus Saccharimonadales bacterium, the window GCATTCAACAAGGATCGAGTCGTGAATCTGTAGAATCTGCTGACCGATACCGTCTAACCTGTCTTCAACCTTTAACATGGCCATCTTCATAAGGTCCGCCTCGGTGCCTTGGATTGGCATGTTCATGGCCGCACGTTTGGCAGCTTCCCTGACCGCAAAGTTGCTCGATTTCAGGTCTGGTGTTGGTCGCCTTCGGCCAAAGAACGTCTCAACATACCCCTCTTTAAGGGCTTTATCGACAGTCTTTTCAATATAGGCTTTGATTGGAGCCCTAAGTTCGAAGTACTTGCGAATGAATTCGCGCGCATCGCCCATGTTCATACCCGTGGCCACGCTCAGTCCATGCGGGCTCATTCCGTAGAGAATACCAAAGTTAACAACTTTGGCGTGGCGGCGCATAGTTTTATCTACTTTATCGATTGGTACGTTGTAGATCTCAGAAGCCGTCTTGGTATGAACATCAACATGGTGGTTAAAGTCATTGATGAGCTCTTTGTCGTCGGCCATTACCGCAGCCAGGCGTAGCTCGAACTGACTGTAATCGGCGTTAACAAAGACATTACCTTTAGCCGGGACAAACGCTTTGCGGATAGCATGGCCTATATCGGTCCGGGTTGGGATATTCTGTAAGTTCGGGTCATGTGAGCTGAGACGGCCTGTGGCGGCAACATCGAGAGCAAACGTCGTATGCAGTCTCCCCTCTTTATCGACGAGCTTCGGTAGTGCATCAATATATGTGCTTTGCAGCTTGGTGTATTCCCGATACTTGGTGATGCAATCAATGATCGGGTGTAAGCCACGTAGCTTCTCTAACTCAGTCGCTCCTGTAGAGTAGCCCGTCTTACCTTTCTTTATACCGTCGATCGGTAAGTAGAGTTTTTCGAAGAGGATTGTACCGAGTTGGCTTGGTGAATGAATATTAAATTCTTGGCCAGCGTACTTATAGATCTGCTTTCTAATCTCCTCGATTTTGGTAGAGAATTCCTTACTCATTGTCCGTAGGTACGCACTATCCAAGAGGATGCCCCGATGCTCCATTTTTGCGAGCAGATGAATCATTGGGAAGTCGATTGTACGAGCCAGCTTCTCAAGTTTTGGTATGCCAT includes:
- a CDS encoding DNA polymerase, which produces NTTLLEELANGPLVGHNLKASFRALLANGHEWPGEVGHDTRIAAFLLNSLRRSLELSDILERPIDASDAGETIAAIWKAYEIQKPQLDGIPKLEKLARTIDFPMIHLLAKMEHRGILLDSAYLRTMSKEFSTKIEEIRKQIYKYAGQEFNIHSPSQLGTILFEKLYLPIDGIKKGKTGYSTGATELEKLRGLHPIIDCITKYREYTKLQSTYIDALPKLVDKEGRLHTTFALDVAATGRLSSHDPNLQNIPTRTDIGHAIRKAFVPAKGNVFVNADYSQFELRLAAVMADDKELINDFNHHVDVHTKTASEIYNVPIDKVDKTMRRHAKVVNFGILYGMSPHGLSVATGMNMGDAREFIRKYFELRAPIKAYIEKTVDKALKEGYVETFFGRRRPTPDLKSSNFAVREAAKRAAMNMPIQGTEADLMKMAMLKVEDRLDGIGQQILQIHDSILVECAKKDAAKVSKILKETMESIHPLPVHLVADVSTGANWAEL